The Sediminicola sp. YIK13 genomic sequence AGTTTTCCACCAAATAGGATTCCGAGTGCTATAGAAATGATATAGGACACAAAAAATATATTTCGTTGAAATAACAGTATGTTAAGTAATATTCTCAGCATTCTTTTTTTTAATTGCTACTAAAACCATTGTAATTTCACGGGATACAATTTGCCTTATTTTTTATCCCAAGTTTTGCTATTGATGTTTTATCAATTTTCCAGCTGAAAATCAATGGTGGATACCACCCGGACCAATTTTATTTGTGGGGTGTTTTCATCCCTGTCGCTTATGCTAAATAGACCTTGACTGGCCATTCTTATTTCTCCTACCTGCGCATCCGAATCCCTGGCAAATTTCTCTGCAACCTCCCTGGCATTTTTAGTCGCTTCCTCTATCATTGGTGGTTTTAACTCGTTTAATCCAGTGAAAATGTATTCAATGGGCCTCCAGGTATTTTTAGATCCCAATATGATGCCTTTCGACATAAGTTCCAGTGACTCGGAAAGTGCTTTTTGCAGTTTATCGATATCATTGGTTCTCACGGTGAACTCCGACTTGGCCAAATATCGGAAAGTGTTGTTCTGAAAATTGGAATTGTAAATGTCCGCTCGGACATCATTAATATTGGTACTTCCCTTGGTCAATTCGTTTTTGTCGAAGCCATGGGAAATGAAGAAATCATAAACAACGCTGTTTTGAGATTCAATATCATTTTTAAGGGTATTCAGGTCATTACCGGTAAGGGTGATGTTAATGGGCCAAACGGCTAAATCTGCATTTACTTCCCGCTCAGAAAGACCTTTTACTTGAACAAAACGATCATACTTTTTGCCTGTTTTATGCATATTGCCGATAAAATATCCAGCAATTACAATGGAACTGCAGATCACTATGATTTTTAACCAATCAGTTTTCATCATGCTTATTGTTTATTGACTCTAAGATATTCAATTGTAGGGGATTAGTTTAGCAAAAGAAAAAAACATGTAGTTGCCTCGTTGATTTATATAGGTCTGCCATGTCTCTGTAATTTACGAACCTTCAACCGAGGCCCTGTGGTCATCATAACTAAAATACTCAATTTACAGAATAACTTGAACTGGAGATGCTCTTTTAAGCTTTTAATTTTTTGCCAATTCGTTCAATGGTATTCCAATTTCGGGTGGTGATGTCCTTGCCGTAGTGGTGTTCTATTGATTCCATGGCTTTGGGAGATTTTGAGATGGCCAAGTCCAATACACTGATAATAGTTTGATCCCTTTTTTCAATAATTACATAAGAGTTATCCGTACTCTTCCAGGGCAATTCCAAATCAGCTTCAAGATTTGTTTTCAAAAAGGAAACATAAAATCTTATGTCTTTGGTGCGTTCAATGCCAACAAAGGGGTTTTGGTCCAAAAGGTTGTGAATTACTCTTGATGTTCTGAGAATTGTTGGAATGGGAAAACCAAAGATTTTTTCAATATGAGTAGAAATCTTCTGTTCCAATTTTGATGTATTCTCCTTTGGGCCATCAAAGATAATGTTGCCCGAGTTTAGTAAGGTAACAATGTTTTTGAATCCCAATTTTTCGAATTCAGTTTTGAGGTCCGCCATAGGAACCTTATGGTGTCCGCCAACGTTGATACCGCGTAAAAAGGCGATATAGGTGTCCTTTTCGGTTTTCATGGGTCTGTTGTTGCTAATTGACACCAATTTAATTAAAAATAATTCAAGACCTGATTTTGGCTGATTTCTTAGCTGTGATGGTTATAGTGCGCACGCATTCTTAAAGCGTACGCCTGGTATATTCAATTTAAATTATAGGACAGCTTCGGAAATTTATTTTTAAAAGGAATTGGTACTATAAACTAAAAAAGCGACCCCGTTGCTGGAGTCGCTTTTATTTAATATATGGTTTTGCCGTCTTTGTTTTTAAAACGGTATTCGAGATACGTATAAGCATCTCTTGGTTGTATTTTCACCCATTTCTTATGTTCCAAGAACCACTTGGCACGTATAGATGGGAAACCTTTGGTGAGGTAGGCTGCAATAAATGGGTGTATATTCAATATAATACCATTGTCACTTGCAGGTCCTTTCAACAATTTTTCTAGGTCTGAATTGATTTTCTCGATCAAAACTATTGGGGCCTCTACTTCTTGCCCTGGGGCATTCGGATTTTCCTCACTGGTTTTGATGTTCATTTCGGGCCTAACCCGTTGTCTTGTAATTTGTATGAGTCCAAACTTGCTCGGGGGCAAGATTTTGTGTTTGGCGCGGTCATCTTTCATCTCATCCCTAAGGTGGTCAAAAAGTTTCCTTCTGTGGTCAGGTTTGGACATATCGATGAAATCTACAACGATAATTCCTCCCATATCCCGCAATCGCAATTGTCTTGCAATTTCAGACGCTGCCAACAAATTTACTTCCAGAGCCGTATCTTCTTGATTTTTTGCTTTGTTAGAACGGTTACCACTGTTTACGTCCACTACGTGGAGAGCTTCGGTGTGTTCTATGATCAAGTACGCACCCTTACTCATGGAGGCGGTACGGCCAAAGGAGGTTTTAATTTGCCGATCTATTCCAAATTTTTCAAAAATTGGAACATTGGAATCGTACAACTTTACAATAGATTCTTTTTCTGGCGCAATTTCTTGCACGTAATCCTTTACTTCGGTATAAAGCGTTTCAT encodes the following:
- a CDS encoding Rne/Rng family ribonuclease, with product MNRELIVRSSPEAVDFALLKDGKLTELHKEEESNNFTVGDILIAKVRKPVTGLNAAFVNVGYEKDAFLHYHDLGPQLSTMLKFVKKASMGKLKDFTLKDFPFDKEIDKDGSINDVIKANQSLLVQIVKEPISTKGPRISSELSLAGRYLVMVPFSDRVSVSQKIESKEEKERLKRLVKSIKPKGFGVIIRTVAEGKKVAELDRDLQNLLTKWTVMCKKLYKAPHPSKVLVELNRASSILRDVFNDSFTGIYVDDETLYTEVKDYVQEIAPEKESIVKLYDSNVPIFEKFGIDRQIKTSFGRTASMSKGAYLIIEHTEALHVVDVNSGNRSNKAKNQEDTALEVNLLAASEIARQLRLRDMGGIIVVDFIDMSKPDHRRKLFDHLRDEMKDDRAKHKILPPSKFGLIQITRQRVRPEMNIKTSEENPNAPGQEVEAPIVLIEKINSDLEKLLKGPASDNGIILNIHPFIAAYLTKGFPSIRAKWFLEHKKWVKIQPRDAYTYLEYRFKNKDGKTIY
- a CDS encoding SIMPL domain-containing protein, with translation MMKTDWLKIIVICSSIVIAGYFIGNMHKTGKKYDRFVQVKGLSEREVNADLAVWPINITLTGNDLNTLKNDIESQNSVVYDFFISHGFDKNELTKGSTNINDVRADIYNSNFQNNTFRYLAKSEFTVRTNDIDKLQKALSESLELMSKGIILGSKNTWRPIEYIFTGLNELKPPMIEEATKNAREVAEKFARDSDAQVGEIRMASQGLFSISDRDENTPQIKLVRVVSTIDFQLEN
- a CDS encoding DUF1697 domain-containing protein, whose product is MKTEKDTYIAFLRGINVGGHHKVPMADLKTEFEKLGFKNIVTLLNSGNIIFDGPKENTSKLEQKISTHIEKIFGFPIPTILRTSRVIHNLLDQNPFVGIERTKDIRFYVSFLKTNLEADLELPWKSTDNSYVIIEKRDQTIISVLDLAISKSPKAMESIEHHYGKDITTRNWNTIERIGKKLKA